Proteins from a genomic interval of Nitrospirota bacterium:
- a CDS encoding radical SAM protein has translation MKIKKVAFIESKAPGNHIYSRYPVPRVGSVLLSTILTAHGYDVKVFIEDLAKIDWQYVESSDIVCISTITPTAVRAYKHAKRVQALGIPVVMGGAHVSFMSEEALNYSDYVIRGEGDESIVELFDFLEKGSPDIKSIKGLSYRDKQGAVVNNEARPLLASLDWLPIPDVSLVHEFDKSIIYPISLSRGCPFNCNFCSVIRVFGRRYRSKSIENSMAEIRSATSHPRKNIFFVDDNFTASKKRAKTLLKEMVNEKMKTGYNAQVRTDIAKDPELLGLLAESCCSTVYIGFESINPQTLIEYNKGQGLKEIKDCIKAVKEYGISIHGMFVLGADNDDVTTIRQTVEFAIEQGIDTIQLMILTPLPGTPFYNDMLSSGRLIHQDWAKFDAHHVTFKPKILSPQTLHMETLKAMGRFYSWKYIFRHMAKLDFFHVAVGLYGKHAVKQALVEAKEYLNVITQLLENNNISQHNVSIQ, from the coding sequence GTGAAAATTAAAAAAGTCGCGTTTATAGAATCTAAAGCGCCAGGTAACCACATATACAGCAGGTATCCTGTCCCCAGAGTGGGATCTGTGCTCCTTTCAACAATACTGACGGCTCATGGTTACGATGTTAAGGTATTCATAGAGGATCTGGCAAAGATAGACTGGCAGTACGTTGAGAGCTCTGATATCGTCTGTATTTCCACAATAACACCTACGGCAGTAAGAGCATACAAACATGCAAAGAGGGTGCAGGCACTGGGCATACCTGTGGTGATGGGCGGCGCTCACGTTTCTTTTATGTCTGAGGAGGCTTTGAACTACTCTGACTATGTGATTAGGGGTGAGGGTGATGAGTCAATAGTGGAGCTTTTCGACTTCCTTGAGAAGGGCTCGCCGGATATAAAGTCAATTAAAGGCCTTTCATACAGAGACAAGCAGGGTGCAGTTGTAAACAATGAGGCACGGCCTCTTCTGGCATCTCTCGATTGGCTGCCTATCCCTGACGTATCGCTTGTGCATGAATTTGATAAGTCCATTATATATCCAATATCGCTGTCACGCGGGTGCCCGTTTAACTGCAACTTCTGCTCTGTTATTAGGGTGTTTGGACGGCGTTACCGGTCTAAGTCTATAGAGAATTCAATGGCTGAGATCCGCTCAGCTACCAGTCATCCAAGGAAAAATATATTTTTTGTGGATGATAATTTCACAGCAAGCAAGAAAAGAGCAAAAACCCTCCTTAAGGAAATGGTCAACGAGAAGATGAAAACTGGCTACAATGCCCAGGTACGTACAGACATCGCAAAGGACCCGGAATTACTTGGGCTGTTGGCAGAATCCTGTTGTAGCACAGTTTATATAGGGTTTGAATCAATAAATCCTCAAACTCTGATTGAATACAATAAGGGGCAGGGTTTGAAGGAAATTAAGGACTGTATAAAAGCAGTAAAAGAGTATGGAATATCAATTCACGGGATGTTTGTCCTTGGCGCAGACAACGACGATGTTACAACGATTAGACAGACCGTTGAATTTGCAATAGAGCAGGGGATAGATACAATTCAGTTGATGATATTAACACCGCTTCCCGGCACACCGTTTTATAACGATATGTTGTCAAGCGGCAGATTGATTCATCAGGACTGGGCTAAGTTTGACGCTCACCACGTAACATTTAAGCCAAAGATACTAAGTCCTCAGACGCTACACATGGAAACATTAAAGGCTATGGGGCGCTTCTATTCGTGGAAATACATTTTCAGACACATGGCAAAGCTGGACTTTTTCCATGTTGCAGTAGGACTTTACGGAAAACATGCCGTAAAACAGGCATTAGTTGAAGCTAAAGAGTATCTGAACGTTATCACCCAACTGCTGGAAAATAATAATATATCTCAACATAACGTTTCTATTCAGTAA